One genomic segment of Streptomyces sp. TLI_146 includes these proteins:
- a CDS encoding ABC transporter ATP-binding protein — MTTAVTIPRHGGTGGQAAVAARARQVVKAYGSGETRVVALDHVDVDIARGQFTAIMGPSGSGKSTLMHCLAGLDTVSGGQIYLDETEITGLKDKKLTQLRRDRIGFIFQAFNLLPTLNALENITLPMDIAGRKPDQEWLDRVVETVGLAGRLKHRPTQLSGGQQQRVAVARALAARPEIIFGDEPTGNLDSRAGAEVLGFLRRSVDELGQTIVMVTHDPVAASYADRVLYLADGRIVDEMFRPTADAVLDRMKDFDARGRTS, encoded by the coding sequence GTGACAACGGCTGTGACCATTCCCAGGCACGGGGGTACTGGAGGGCAAGCGGCGGTCGCGGCTCGGGCGCGCCAGGTCGTCAAGGCGTACGGGTCGGGGGAGACCCGCGTCGTCGCCCTCGACCACGTGGACGTGGACATCGCCCGCGGGCAGTTCACCGCGATCATGGGCCCGTCGGGCTCCGGCAAGTCCACGCTGATGCACTGCCTGGCCGGGCTCGACACGGTGTCGGGCGGCCAGATCTATCTGGACGAGACCGAGATCACCGGCCTCAAGGACAAGAAGCTCACGCAGCTGCGCCGCGACCGGATCGGCTTCATATTCCAGGCGTTCAACCTGCTGCCGACGCTCAACGCGCTGGAGAACATCACGCTCCCGATGGACATCGCGGGCCGCAAGCCCGACCAGGAGTGGCTGGACCGCGTGGTCGAGACCGTCGGCCTCGCCGGGCGGCTCAAGCACCGCCCGACCCAGCTCTCCGGCGGCCAGCAGCAGCGCGTCGCGGTGGCCCGCGCCCTCGCGGCCCGGCCCGAGATCATCTTCGGTGACGAGCCGACCGGAAACCTGGACTCCCGCGCGGGCGCCGAGGTCCTCGGCTTCCTGCGCCGCTCGGTGGACGAGCTGGGCCAGACCATCGTGATGGTCACTCACGACCCGGTCGCCGCGTCCTACGCGGACCGGGTGCTCTACCTCGCGGACGGCCGGATCGTCGACGAGATGTTCCGTCCGACCGCCGACGCCGTGCTCGACCGCATGAAGGACTTCGACGCGCGGGGGCGGACGTCGTGA
- a CDS encoding SigE family RNA polymerase sigma factor, producing the protein MTDDEFEEFYAHSVKNLVGQVYLMTGDLHEAQDVVQEAFVRAWGRRARLRREAGPEAWVRTVAWRLAVSRWRRHRRAGEAWRLHDGRPEAAHGPDPSSVALVDALRLLSERQRRVAVLHYVCDLTVEQVAAETGLATGTVKTHLSRARAALRPHLTSEEDQGV; encoded by the coding sequence TTGACCGACGACGAGTTCGAGGAGTTCTACGCTCACTCGGTCAAGAACCTGGTCGGCCAGGTCTATCTGATGACCGGCGACCTCCACGAGGCGCAGGACGTCGTCCAGGAGGCGTTCGTACGGGCCTGGGGCCGCCGCGCGCGACTGCGGCGCGAGGCCGGGCCCGAGGCCTGGGTCCGCACCGTCGCCTGGCGGCTCGCGGTGAGCCGGTGGCGCCGGCACCGCCGGGCCGGTGAGGCCTGGCGGCTGCACGACGGCCGCCCCGAGGCCGCGCACGGCCCCGACCCGTCCTCCGTCGCCCTCGTCGACGCCCTGCGGCTGCTCTCCGAACGCCAGCGGCGCGTGGCGGTCCTGCACTACGTCTGCGATCTCACCGTCGAGCAGGTGGCCGCCGAGACCGGCCTGGCCACCGGCACGGTGAAGACGCACCTCTCCCGGGCGCGCGCAGCGCTGCGGCCCCACCTCACCTCCGAGGAGGATCAGGGTGTCTGA
- a CDS encoding acyltransferase, with protein MPEGNPLDMPDQARTALLQPEPVLISTGVPQRTGSATEGSRPSRIYALDGLRLLAALTVVMFHYMALTGRWPGTDSRARFPATYPVAAYGWLGVQLFFLISGFVICMSSWGKPLQSFFVSRVVRLYPAYWFAVIATTVVVAAVPGGLSAHPVADVLTNLTMFQEPMGVESVDSVYWTLFAELRFYLLFAVVAWRGLTYRRVLFFCCAWAVASALVYQSDDSTLRMIVMPDNSWCFIAGVAFYLMYRFRPSLMLTGIVLFCLAASLPGVHRTWEHARERLTHPVPYWPVVVIMAACFAVMGLVATGKLSWIQWRWLPYAGALTYPLYLLHEYIGWEIIGALSPQVKPVPLVSGVIVLMMAVAWLVHRYVERPLGKRLKQGLQKL; from the coding sequence GTGCCCGAGGGGAACCCGCTCGACATGCCCGACCAGGCCCGGACAGCGCTCCTTCAGCCCGAGCCGGTGCTCATCAGCACCGGCGTCCCGCAGCGGACCGGCTCCGCCACCGAGGGGAGCCGCCCGAGCCGCATCTACGCACTCGACGGACTGCGCCTCCTCGCGGCCCTGACGGTCGTCATGTTCCACTACATGGCACTCACCGGACGATGGCCGGGAACCGACTCCCGGGCGAGATTTCCGGCCACTTATCCGGTCGCCGCCTACGGCTGGCTCGGTGTGCAGCTCTTCTTCCTCATCAGTGGCTTCGTGATCTGCATGAGCAGCTGGGGCAAACCGCTCCAGTCGTTCTTCGTCTCGCGCGTGGTGCGGCTCTACCCCGCGTACTGGTTCGCGGTCATCGCCACCACGGTGGTCGTGGCGGCCGTCCCGGGCGGGCTGAGCGCGCACCCGGTCGCCGACGTGCTGACCAATCTCACGATGTTCCAGGAGCCGATGGGCGTCGAGAGCGTCGACAGCGTCTACTGGACCCTCTTTGCCGAACTGCGGTTCTATTTGCTGTTCGCAGTGGTGGCCTGGCGGGGGCTGACCTACCGCCGTGTCCTCTTCTTCTGCTGCGCCTGGGCCGTGGCCAGCGCGCTCGTCTACCAGTCGGACGACAGCACGCTCCGGATGATCGTGATGCCGGACAACAGCTGGTGCTTCATCGCGGGCGTGGCGTTCTATCTGATGTACCGGTTCCGGCCGAGCCTGATGCTGACCGGCATCGTCCTGTTCTGCCTGGCCGCCTCGCTGCCCGGCGTCCACCGCACCTGGGAGCACGCCCGGGAGCGCCTGACCCACCCGGTGCCGTACTGGCCGGTCGTCGTGATCATGGCGGCCTGCTTCGCGGTGATGGGCCTGGTGGCGACCGGGAAGCTGTCCTGGATCCAGTGGCGCTGGCTGCCGTACGCGGGCGCCCTGACGTATCCGCTCTATCTGCTGCACGAGTACATCGGCTGGGAGATCATCGGCGCGCTCTCCCCCCAGGTGAAGCCCGTCCCGCTGGTCAGCGGCGTGATCGTGCTGATGATGGCGGTGGCCTGGCTGGTGCACCGGTACGTGGAGCGCCCCCTCGGCAAGCGGCTGAAGCAGGGCCTGCAGAAGCTCTGA
- a CDS encoding DUF2079 domain-containing protein produces MPARLDPYLLAAALFAAYAAVSVLRYRRMETLSWDLGIFEQAVRAYAHLRTPVADLKGPGTNILGDHFSPVTALLAPFYRLFPTPVTLLVAQAALFALSAVPVARGAARLLGRGAGLAVGVAYGLSWGLQRAVDFDFHEICFAVPLIAFALEAVLARHWRAALCWALPLVVVKEDLGLTLAAIAVVVALRARRSSPRTAAYALGAAAFGIAAVVVTLTAVIPAFNSTGAYDYWGKTTGAGPFTASGTKLRTLLWLLLPTGLLAVRSPLFLAAMPTLGWRFLSSDDHYWSTDWHYSAVLMPVLALALADAVDTGRRSPRPWLRSYARQLPAAAAAAALALTTSLPLYSLTEAAAYRRSPEVAERERMLASVPDGASVEADVGPVSRLTSRCRVFWVGDTRGVVPEYIALDNISGWAGNPLEYARELHPGSRYAMAGVAYGYVLLKRQT; encoded by the coding sequence GTGCCCGCACGCCTGGACCCGTATCTGCTCGCCGCCGCGCTCTTCGCCGCGTACGCCGCCGTCTCCGTGCTCCGCTACCGGCGGATGGAGACGCTCTCCTGGGACCTGGGGATCTTCGAGCAGGCGGTGCGGGCGTACGCGCATCTGCGCACCCCCGTCGCCGACCTCAAGGGGCCCGGCACCAACATCCTCGGGGACCACTTCAGCCCGGTGACAGCGCTGCTCGCCCCCTTCTACCGGCTCTTCCCGACCCCCGTCACCCTGCTCGTCGCCCAGGCCGCGCTGTTCGCGCTCTCGGCCGTGCCGGTCGCCCGGGGCGCCGCCCGGCTGCTCGGGCGGGGCGCGGGGCTGGCGGTCGGCGTCGCCTACGGGCTCTCCTGGGGGCTCCAGCGCGCCGTCGACTTCGACTTCCACGAGATCTGCTTCGCGGTGCCGCTGATCGCCTTCGCCCTGGAGGCCGTACTGGCCCGGCACTGGCGGGCGGCCCTGTGCTGGGCGCTGCCGCTCGTCGTGGTCAAGGAGGACCTGGGGCTGACCCTCGCGGCGATCGCCGTGGTCGTCGCGCTGCGCGCCCGGCGGAGCTCGCCGCGCACCGCCGCGTACGCGCTCGGCGCCGCCGCCTTCGGTATCGCGGCCGTCGTGGTCACCCTCACCGCGGTGATACCCGCCTTCAACTCGACCGGCGCGTACGACTACTGGGGCAAGACCACCGGCGCCGGACCCTTCACCGCCTCCGGCACCAAGCTGCGCACCCTGCTGTGGCTGCTGCTGCCGACCGGGCTGCTCGCCGTGCGCTCCCCGCTGTTCCTGGCCGCCATGCCGACCCTGGGCTGGCGGTTCCTCTCCTCCGACGACCACTACTGGTCCACCGACTGGCACTACAGCGCGGTGCTGATGCCCGTCCTCGCGCTCGCCCTGGCCGACGCCGTGGACACCGGCCGCCGCAGCCCGCGCCCCTGGCTGCGTTCGTACGCCCGCCAGCTGCCCGCCGCCGCGGCCGCCGCCGCCCTCGCGCTGACCACCTCGCTGCCGCTGTACTCGCTGACCGAGGCCGCCGCCTACCGCAGGAGCCCGGAAGTCGCCGAGCGGGAAAGGATGCTGGCGAGCGTCCCGGACGGGGCGAGCGTCGAGGCCGACGTCGGGCCGGTCTCCCGGCTCACCTCCCGCTGCCGGGTCTTCTGGGTCGGCGACACCCGCGGAGTCGTCCCCGAGTACATCGCCCTCGACAACATCTCGGGCTGGGCCGGGAACCCGCTGGAGTACGCCCGCGAGCTCCACCCGGGCAGTCGGTACGCGATGGCGGGCGTGGCGTACGGATACGTCCTGCTGAAGCGGCAGACGTGA
- a CDS encoding ABC transporter permease — MTVLKTSMRNFFAHKGRMALSAVAVLLSVAFVCGTLVFTDTMNTTFDKLFAATSADVTVSPKNAKPDDRPQTGTPETLPASALEQARGAAGVKSAEGGVSSSSVTVVNTENENMGSSNGGPTIAANWTANDLKAMEITSGHAPRGPTEMMVDSDTADKHNLKIGDELRTIAVTGDFKAKITGIASFKVTNPGAAIVYFDTVTAQRELLGRTGVFTNVSLTAADGVSDEQLKKNVAAKLGAGTYKLETAAEAKDSNRDSVGSFLDVMKYAMLGFAGVAFLVGIFLIVNTFSMLVAQRTREIGLMRAIGSSRKQVNRSVLVEALLLGFFGSVLGVGAGVGLAVGLMKIMSGMGLELSTDDLTVKWTTPVVGMLLGIVVTVLAAYLPARRAGKISPMAALRDAGTPADGKAGLVRAIIGLVLTGAGAASLYAAAHADKASSGSGVLALGVVLTLIGFVVIGPLLASGVVRVISVLVLRMFGPVGRLAERNALRNPRRTGATGAALMIGLALVACLAVVGSSMVASATAELDKSVGADFIVQSGGNDGRPIVPQAADALRRTPGIAHVTDYKSVDVKITTPDGKTSSEDLAAASPTYTEDLRRETVSGTLSQAYGKDAMSVGDKFAGDHGVKVGSTLTVAFKGGRTAHLKVAAITSDDTNVDKGAMYTNVTTAERYLPADRVPKNMIMFAKAEDGKEKEAYASLKAALKPYPQYKVQDQTDFKKDLKDQIGQLLNIVYGLLALAIIVAVLGVVNTLALSVVERTREIGLMRAIGLSRRQLRRMIRLESVVIALFGALLGLGLGMSWGTTAQKLLALEGLNVLDIPWPTIITVFVASAFVGLFAALVPAFRAGRMNVLGAIASE, encoded by the coding sequence GTGACCGTGCTCAAGACCTCGATGCGCAACTTCTTCGCGCACAAGGGACGGATGGCGCTCTCGGCCGTCGCGGTCCTGCTCTCGGTGGCGTTCGTGTGCGGCACGCTCGTCTTCACCGACACCATGAACACCACGTTCGACAAGCTCTTCGCCGCCACCTCGGCCGACGTCACCGTCAGCCCGAAGAACGCGAAGCCGGACGACCGGCCGCAGACCGGCACGCCGGAGACGCTGCCCGCCTCGGCCCTGGAGCAGGCGCGCGGCGCCGCCGGGGTGAAGTCCGCCGAGGGCGGCGTCTCCAGCTCCAGCGTCACGGTCGTCAACACCGAGAACGAGAACATGGGCTCCTCCAACGGAGGTCCCACCATCGCGGCCAACTGGACGGCCAACGACCTCAAGGCGATGGAGATCACCTCCGGCCACGCCCCGCGCGGGCCGACCGAGATGATGGTCGACTCCGACACCGCCGACAAGCACAACCTGAAGATCGGCGACGAGCTGCGCACCATCGCCGTCACCGGCGACTTCAAGGCGAAGATCACCGGCATCGCCTCCTTCAAGGTGACCAACCCGGGCGCGGCGATCGTCTACTTCGACACCGTCACCGCCCAGCGCGAACTGCTCGGCCGCACCGGCGTGTTCACCAATGTCTCGCTCACCGCCGCCGACGGCGTCAGCGACGAGCAGCTGAAGAAGAACGTCGCCGCCAAGCTCGGCGCCGGCACGTACAAGCTGGAGACGGCCGCCGAGGCCAAGGACTCGAACCGCGACTCGGTCGGCTCCTTCCTCGACGTGATGAAGTACGCGATGCTCGGCTTCGCCGGAGTCGCCTTCCTGGTCGGCATCTTCCTGATCGTCAATACCTTCTCGATGCTGGTCGCCCAGCGCACCCGCGAGATCGGTCTGATGCGGGCCATCGGCTCCAGCCGCAAGCAGGTCAACCGCTCGGTGCTGGTCGAGGCGCTGCTGCTCGGCTTCTTCGGCTCCGTCCTCGGCGTCGGCGCGGGCGTCGGCCTGGCCGTCGGCCTGATGAAGATCATGAGCGGGATGGGCCTGGAGCTGTCCACCGACGACCTGACGGTCAAGTGGACGACCCCGGTGGTCGGCATGCTGCTCGGCATCGTCGTCACCGTCCTCGCCGCCTACCTCCCGGCCCGCCGGGCCGGCAAGATCTCCCCGATGGCCGCGCTCCGCGACGCCGGTACGCCGGCGGACGGCAAGGCGGGCCTGGTCCGGGCGATCATCGGCCTGGTCCTGACCGGCGCCGGCGCCGCCTCGCTCTACGCCGCGGCCCACGCCGACAAGGCCAGCTCCGGCTCGGGTGTCCTCGCCCTCGGCGTGGTGCTCACCCTCATCGGCTTCGTGGTCATCGGCCCGCTGCTGGCGAGCGGTGTGGTGCGGGTGATCAGCGTCCTGGTGCTGCGGATGTTCGGCCCGGTGGGCCGTCTCGCCGAGCGCAACGCGCTGCGCAACCCGCGGCGTACGGGAGCGACCGGCGCGGCCCTGATGATCGGCCTCGCCCTGGTGGCCTGCCTCGCGGTGGTCGGCTCCTCGATGGTCGCCTCGGCCACCGCCGAGCTCGACAAGTCGGTCGGCGCGGACTTCATCGTCCAGTCGGGCGGCAACGACGGCCGGCCGATCGTGCCGCAGGCCGCCGACGCCCTCCGCAGGACCCCGGGCATCGCCCATGTCACCGACTACAAGTCGGTGGACGTGAAGATCACCACGCCGGACGGGAAGACCAGCAGCGAGGACCTCGCCGCGGCCAGCCCGACCTACACCGAGGACCTGCGGCGCGAGACGGTCTCCGGCACGCTCTCCCAGGCGTACGGCAAGGACGCCATGTCGGTCGGCGACAAGTTCGCCGGGGACCACGGTGTGAAGGTGGGCTCCACGCTCACCGTCGCCTTCAAGGGCGGCCGCACGGCCCACCTGAAGGTCGCTGCGATCACCTCGGACGACACCAATGTCGACAAGGGCGCGATGTACACCAACGTCACGACCGCCGAGCGCTATCTGCCCGCCGACCGGGTCCCGAAGAACATGATCATGTTCGCCAAGGCGGAGGACGGCAAGGAGAAGGAGGCGTACGCCTCGCTGAAGGCGGCCCTCAAGCCCTACCCGCAGTACAAGGTGCAGGACCAGACGGACTTCAAGAAGGACCTGAAGGACCAGATCGGCCAGCTCCTGAACATCGTCTACGGCCTGCTGGCGCTCGCGATCATCGTCGCGGTGCTCGGTGTGGTGAACACCCTGGCCCTGTCGGTGGTCGAGCGGACCCGGGAGATCGGCCTGATGCGCGCCATCGGCCTCTCGCGCCGCCAGCTGCGCCGGATGATCCGTCTGGAGTCGGTGGTGATCGCCCTCTTCGGCGCCCTGCTCGGCCTCGGCCTGGGCATGAGCTGGGGGACGACCGCGCAGAAGCTGCTGGCCCTGGAGGGCCTGAACGTCCTGGACATCCCGTGGCCGACGATCATCACGGTCTTCGTCGCGTCGGCGTTCGTGGGTCTGTTCGCCGCCCTGGTCCCGGCCTTCCGGGCGGGCCGGATGAATGTGCTCGGAGCCATCGCGAGCGAGTGA